GGTCAGGGACTCGTGTTGGGCATGAGCGTACGCGAGAACGTGACGCTCGCGCATCTGCGCGACTACGTCGATCGCGATTTGCTGGTCGACGGCCGCCGCGAGCGTGCGGCGGCGGAGAAGATGGTCGAAGACCTGCACGTACGCACGCCGTCGATCGAACAGCTCGTGCGCAATCTTTCGGGCGGCAACCAGCAGAAGGTCGTGCTGGCGAAGTGGCTGCTCGGACAGGCGCGGGTTTTTCTTTTCGACGAGCCGACGCGCGGTATCGACGTCGGCGCGAAGGCCGAGATCTATCAGCTGATGCTGCATCTGCTCGCCGGCGGCGCCGCGATCGTCATGGTCTCGAGCGAGCTTCCCGAAGTGCTCGGCATGGCGCACCGCATTCTCGTGATTCGCGACGGTGTCATCGCGGCCGAGTTTTCACGCGCCGACGCGACGCCCGAGAAGGTCATCGCCGCCGCAACCGTTTCCAGGAGTGCCGCGTGACGCAGTCGAGAAGCTACTGGCTGCGCGTGGCCGGCGCCGCGCTCGCGTTCGTGATTCTGGTGACGATCGTCAACGTCGCATCGCACGGAGCGTTTTTGCAGCCGAGCAACCTCGTGCGCGTTCTGCGTCAGATCACGTACAACTGCTTGCTGGGCGTCGGCCAAACGTTCGTGATCGTCACCGCAGGTATCGATCTATCGGTGGGTTCGCTCGTCGCGCTGACGGGCGTGGTCGGTGCGCGCTTTGCCAACAGTCTTCCGTTCGGCGGTTTTCCGCTGATCGCCGCCACCTTGATCGTGACGGTCGCCGTCGGCGCGGCGGCGGGCTGGATCAATGCGTTGCCCGTCGTGAAACTCAACTTGCCGCCCTTCATCACGACGCTCGCGATGCTCGAGATGGCGCTGGGCGCCTCGTTCATCCTGTCGCACGGGCGTCCGGTGGCGCTACAGTCGAGCGACTTTCAAAACACGGGCATCGGCTCGTTCCTGGGCGGCGTCACGAGCGCGCTCCACTTGCCGAACATCCCCGTGCCGGTCGTTTGGATGGTCGCGATCATCGTGCTCGCTTCGGTGCTGCTCACCCGGACGCGATTCGGGCGCTACGTGTTCGCCATCGGCGGAAACGAAGAAGCGGCTCGGCTCGCCGGCATCAACGTCGCGCGGGTGAAGACGCTGGTCTACGTGATCAGCGGGTCGTGCGCGGCGATCGTCGGATTTCTCTATATGGCGCTGTTCTCGTCGGGTTCGCCGCAGACCGGAACCGGCGACGAGCTGCTGGAGTCGATCGCCGCCGTCGTGGTCGGGGGAACCAGCTTGATGGGCGGTCGCGGCAGCATCGTCGGAACGTTTTTCGGCGCGCTGCTGATCGGCGTGCTGTACAATGCAATGAACCTCCTCAACGTCGACTCGTACTTACAAAAAGTAGTCCTCGGGGCGGTCATTCTCTTGGCCGTCATTCTCGACGAACTGCGCAAGCGGTACATCGCGAAGACGTAGCATATTAGAATTCTGTAAGAGCGGGACTTTAGTCCCGGCTTCGTCCCAAGAATGACCGCTTGCTTGACGAAGCAGGCTTAGCACCTTGGCCGACCTGGAACGAATTCGTCTGCTCGACGGCGTGAGCGCAAAAGACGCGCGCGTCGTAGCGCTATGGGCGCCTGCGGGATTCGGCAAAAGCACGTTGGTGCGGCAGTTCTCGCGCCGCTTCTTTCAGGCGCGAGTGATCGATGCGTCCGGTGTGGTTTCGGACGGCGAGTTCGCGTGGCGCGTCGTTCGCGCGTTCGACGCGCGGGCCGATGGTGAATCACCTGAGTACGACGGACGAGACGACGCCTGGATCGAGCCGGCTCGCCGCGCGTGGCGCGCGCCGTTCGCGGGTGTCGTCGTCTTCGAGAATTGCGAGCGCCTCGCGCAAATCCACGGCGGCGAGCAGTTGCTGCGCGACCTGCTGGCCGTGACGCCGCACCCGCGAACGGTCGTCTGCTGCGCGCGGATGCCCATCGAGCTGGGTTTCGCACGGTTCGCTCTGCCGCAGGAAACCTACATATTCACCGAAGCCGAGCTCGCCTTCGATCGAGCGGAAGTGCAGCGCGTGCTCGGATGTTCCGGCGATCAAGCCGCGCTGGTTTGGGAGGTCACGGCGTGGATGGCCTCTCTGCGTGCGGATGATCGCCCGCGTCGCTCGCGAGCGGCCGCTCGACGAAGTCTGTTCGCGGCTCGAATCGGCGAGCTTCGATTCCCTGTACGACTACTTGCTCGAGCACATCTTCGAGGTGATTCCCGAGGATTCGCGCTCGTGCTCGATCGCGTTCGCCGCGATTCCGCGGTGTACGCATCAAGATATCGTCAAACTCTACGGCGTCGCCGCCGACACGTTACGGCAGCGCGCGCTGACGAGCGGTTTGGTCGCCCTTCGCGACGGCGCGTACGAGCTGCATCCGCTCGTGCGCGCGTCGATCTTGCGGCGTTATGCCGCGGTTGCGGTCGAACGCCTGTGCAGCGCCGCGGAGGCATGGCGCGCCGAGCATCCCGAACGCGCCGCGCTGCTCTACTTGGAAGCCGGCGAAGCCGGCCACGCGGCAAGCGTGCTGCAATCGACGATTCCGGATGGTGCGGGCGTCGTCGTGTCGCCGGCGGTTCACGCGCTGTGCCGGCGCATTCCGCGAACGGTGCTGGTACATTATCCACGTCTATGGTCGGACGCGATGACCGACGGCAACGCCGATCTCATCGAGCCGCAGCGTTACCGCCTCATCGTCGGATCGCAGGCGCTTTTCTGCGGGCGGGAGCGCGTCGCGTTGACGAACCGGGAGACGGAGCTCCTCTGCTATCTCGGCATGCACGGCGCGGCGGCGAGCATCCACGAGTTGGCCGAAGCGATGGTCCCGCACAAGGATTCCGCTTCGGCGGGACTGATGCTGCGCGTCTTGATCGCGCGCGTGCGCAAGCGTTGCGGTCGAGAAATCGTGGTGCACGAGGACGACGGCTATCGCCTCGGAGCGCACGTCACCGTCGCCTGCCGCGAGATTCTGCGCCGTTTCGCGCTCTTGAGAAACGATCGGCTCTCCGAATCCGAGATTGCGGCACTACGGAGGGATCTCACCGAGGTACGGTTGTGGGCGGAAGGAACCGCGCCCGCCTGGGAGTGGGCGCGCGAACTCGAAGACTACGTGCGCGGTTTGGAGGTTAAGCTCGTGGCGCGATTGGAAAGGACGCGCGCCTCGTAGCGCTACGCCTTCGTTCGGTCCCGGCGCAGCGCCAGGATGGCGATCTGCGTTCTACGCTGCAGCGCGAGCTTGCGAAGAATGTTCGAGACGTGGTTTTTCACGGTTTTGGCACTGAGCTTGAGACGCTCGCCGATTTCCTTGTTGGAATCGCCCTGCGCGACGAGATTGGCGACCTGCGCCTCGCGCTCGGTTAGGTGCTTTTGGAATGGGAAACCGCCGTCGCCGCGGGTGGGGACGGCGTGCGCCCGTCGCGCCGCCTTCGACTCTTCGAGGAGACGGCCGATCGTCACGTCGCGCAGGCTGGCGCTCTGGAGAACGTCCCAAAGCGACGGATGCGTCTCGCGGATGAGCTCGGCGACCGTACGCAACGTCGACGAACCCGTGGGCTTTCGCGCGGAGCGTCCCTCTCCCATCGTAGGAACAAGGTACTGCACCGGGAGTTACAGGGGTGTTACAAAAGGCCTAGGCTAGTCGTTGTCGGGCGCCTTCATCGATTGGGCGTGATTGATAAAGAACGCCGGCGGCTCGTTGGTTTGGATGGCCTTGAACTTGCGCGGCGTTTGGGTGAAATCGAAGCTGTCCTCGAGGGAGGTTGCGCGCACGTCGGTCGTGTGGAGCGACGCCAAACCAAACGTCCGCTCCAGGAACTTCAAAATGCTGCCGAACTCGTACGGGGTGTGCGAAACGTATCCGTGCTTGGCGTACGGTGAGATGATGATGCACGGGACGCGGATGCCCAGGCCCACGTAATCGAGCTGCTTCGGGGGCGCGTTGTCGTAGTAACCGCCCCAATCGTCCCACAAGACGATGATGGCGGTCGATTTCCAATACTTGCTCTTACCGATCGCATTGACCACGTCGCCCACCCATTGCGGGCCAAGGTTACTCGTGGTGATCGGATGGTCGGACCAATCCAAGTCGGGAATCACCCACGAAACCGCCGGAAGTTCGCCTTTAGCGGGATCGGTGAGCGCCTTGGTCTCCGGCGAGACGACGTTCTTCCAATCCGGACCGAGATAGACTTTTCTGATCGCGCTAAAAGCCGACCAAACGAGACCACCAAACGCCGTGTCGTCGTTGATCGAGGGAGCGTAGTACTTCCACGAGACCTTCTTCGCGTCGAGCGTGTCCGCGATCGTTCCATATTGCGTGAAGCACGGGAACGGTCCGTCGTCGCTGAGCTGCCGCTGCCTATTGACCAGGACCGTCGTCGTGATCGAGGGTGCCTCGCAGCCCCAGGGTGGTCCCGGCAGGGGTATGTCAACGAGCGAATGTGTCGGATCGATTTGCGTCGTGCCTGCGATGAGATCTTGATGCGCGGTAAAGCTCGTACCGAACTCGGTCGGGAACATGTGATCGACCAGCACGTAGTCTTGAGCCATCGTGCGATACGGCGCGATCTCGGCGTGATCCAGATACGCATAAGGAACCGTGCCGGCCGGCGGCCCGAAGCCCTCCGTTCCGGTGCCCTCGAGGTCGAAACCGTTCATCTTTCCGTGATTCCAACCGGTGATCGCCTCTCTCCAAAGGTGACCGAGGTCGCACTCCTGCGTACCGCCGACCGGAAAGCAATCGCCGTTGTACGTCATTTGATGCAGCAAGACTTTTTTGCCGGTGTGGAGGTAGCCGAACGTCGGCGCGTCCGCGCCCTTCCATCCCGCGAAAAGGTTCTCGAAGCTGCGGTTCTCTTGCACGATGATAACGACGTGCTTGATGTAGTTCCCCGGCGCCAAACGGGCCTCAGATAGCGGCGCGTCTTGCGGAACGCTAGGCGTGATCCCGGCCTTACTCCCGCACCCCCACAACATCCCAACGAAAAAGACTGAAAGCAAAGCTTTCGCGACCAGGTTCGCACGCGATGTCATGAGAGAAATCAAAGCCTAGAAGTCCTTTTGAGTCAATCCGACGTTCGTTTTCAGATCCGTGATGCTCTGATCGAGCACGATTTGGTCGCCGGAGAATAGGATTTGCCGCACCGGGAAGTGCGTATCTTCCGAAAGATAGAGGCGCTGCTCGCTGATGCCGTCGTTCTTCGAGGGATCGGCCAGTTTGAGATCGAGCATGTCGGTCATCACGCCCCCGATCTTCCCGCCCTTGAACTGCGTGAGCGTGCCGGCCGTGGCGGCGTAGCGGTTGACGATCACGTTGAGCAATCCGTCGGGGATCGTGAAACCGCGAATCGACGTGGCGCGCGGATCGTGAACCGATACGGTGAGATGGAGGCCGGCGAGAATGCCGCCCTGATGTCCGCTTACGGTGTCGCCCCCGGACCACACGCCGCCCGAGCCCTGCCCGTCGCCCGACAGGATGAGCGTCTTGGCGAAGTTCGGCTTCATGAAGGAATATTGATACAGGCGATCCTGCGTTTTGTTGCCGAGCACTTCGTGCGACTGAAGCTTGCACGTGTAGTCGTTCGTCGTGGCCCACGCGGTGTTGAAGGCGGTAATGGCCGGCGCGGTGTTGTCAGCGCGCGCCGCGGACACCGCGAGTACCGTAAGGATCGCCGCCGCGGCGACGATGGAAAAGGACCGAAGTGCGAGCATTATTCCTCCGTAGGATTCGCAATGGCGGCCGATTGCAATCCGCCGCCTTCATCAATGAGAAGCGTTCCGTGTTTTCCTTCTACGCCGATGAGGACATCGCATTTTGCATCCGCCGCGATCTCTTCGATCGTTCGTCCGAGCGGTGCGCCGCTGTACTTGCCCTCCCGGTAGGAGCCCAGAATGATCAGGTCGGCCTTCTCACGCTTGGCAATGTCGAGAACCGCCTGCTTCGTGGAGCGTGCCTTGATCGTCTCCGCACGGAAAGTAACGTTACTGCTATTGGCAATCGTTTCGGCCGCGCCTAGGGCGTCGAGGGCCGCCCGCTCCTCCTCGGGCATTTCGGCGTCCGGCGGGAGCGTGTAGGGCACTTCGACGATATAGATCGCGAGCAGCTCGGATCGCTCGCCTCGCGCCAGCTTGACGGCGAGTGCCATCATGTGCGCCGAGTTGATCTCGGGTGAAAAGACGACGATGATGCTGCCGACCATGCGTTCGAGCTCGCTTGCAGCCTCGGCCGCAATCTTCATGACGTACGACGCCGGCGGATGCAGCATCCAGTATAGGGTCGCAAAGACCGTAGCGGCGATCACGCAAGCGATGACTACGCCCGCGAGCGTGACGTGCACCGACGAACTCTCGTAGATCACGGCGCGGTTTTTCGAGCTCGGACGATGAGCGACAAACGGTGAACGCCCAGCACGACCATGGCCGCGCCGAGAACGATGCCCGGCAAGGTCTCGATGCGCACGCCGAATGCAAGCGTACGGACCGCAACGACGACGCCCGCGAGCGCCGTCGCGCCGGCCAAGAACGCGCGATAGGCGATCACGGGGCTGCCGCCTGCGCGCGCCGCTCGTCGCTGGCCTTGACGTTGGCGACGTATTCGTCCATGAGTTCGAGTTCGCCGGCGTTGCGCAGGATGTCGACTTGCGACTTACGCCAGTCGCGTCGCTGCGAACGCAGCACCGGAAGCCGCTTGCGCTTGCGATAGATAAAGTAGAGTACGATGCCCAGCACCAGCCAGCCCGGGCCGAAGATTCGGCCGAGCGGGTGCGTCTGCAAGGTGAACATCAGAATCGAGAAGATGCCGAGGAAACCGAGCACGCCGACGACCGGGAACTCGACGCGTTCGCCGCGGAACGTGAACGGGATGTTGAGCGGAATTTTGAACTTTCGCGGGCTGAGCGGATCCGTTAACCGCAGCGCGATGAGCGCGAGAAAGACGAACGAGTAGCTCGTCGCGGCGCCGAAGGCGTACAGGTCGGCGAGAAAGTCCAGTCCGCCCTCACCGTGAAAGAATTTCGCGTAGGTCGAGACCGCCATGGGATCGAGCGAAGGCAGTGCCGCAAAGATGAGCTCCAAGATCGCCAAGCCGCAAAACGCGAGAATCGAGATTGCGGGCGTGCGGTAACGGGGGTGGACGCGCTGAAAGATCGACGGAAGCAGATTCGTGTGGCTCATCGCATACGCAATACGCGAGCTTCCAAAAACGCCGGAGTTCGACGAAATCGTCAACAGCACGGCGCCCAGGATCGGGACGTAAAAGGCGGCGAGAGCGCCGAAGTACGGCACCTGCGCGGCCAGCAACGCGACGGCTTTACCTTGGTTATCGGCGCCGCCCGGATACGTGGAGGGGAAGATCTGCCAGAACTGAACGGGATGGCCGGCCGCATCGACGATTGGATGCCACGGCACGAAGCCTAACGCTAAGTTCGAATAGGCCAGCGCATAGATCAGAATCGTCAAGATCAGCGCGACCGACGTTCGCGGAATGATCGACGCGGGACGCTGCGTCTCTTGAGCGGCCTGCGAGATCGACTCCAACCCCACGAAAGAGATGATCGCAAGCGACGTTCCAAGCATAAGGTGCTCCGGCGACGGCCAGTCGACGCGCATCGTGTGGATGAGGAGATCGGGCCGGAACGCGAACAAGAAGCCGAAGCACAGAATGCAGGTTTCGCTGGTGACGTCGAGCGCCGAAACGAAGCCTTGAAAGGCGGTGCTTTCGCGAACGCCGACGACGTTGAGCCCGCACAGCGCCATGATCACCGCAAGCGTCACAAGGAAGTGCGTCCACGGATGCGACGATCCGACCAGCACCGGAATGAGCTGGCCGAGATAGTCGATCGCGGTCCAAGCGAAGAGCGTGATGTCGATGGTGAAATCGAGCAGCACCGCCCAGCCCGCAATGAAGCCGAAGATATCGCCCAGCCCGCGCAGGACGAAGTATTGGCCTCCGCCGGCAACGGGATACGTCGCGGCCAGTTCCGTGTATGCCAGACCGATGCAGACGTAGACGATGCCGGCAAAGAGAAACGCCACGTTGGTGGCGCCGGCGGCGGCGCCCAGCACGAGGCCCAGGCCGATGAAAATGTCGGCCCCGACGTCGGAATAGCCCCACGAGAACGAGCCCCAGGGCGTAACGCTGCGACGCAGCTCGGGTTTTGGAGTTGAGGCCATCGAGTAGCTAGAAAATGACTCCGATTGCGGTGCGTTCGAGTGCGTTGATCGTGTATTCCGCGTGAGCGAAGGCTTCCTGGAGGCCGAACTCGCGGAAGGTCTTGAGGGATTCGTTGAGCCGGTTTACCGCGTCGCGCAGCTCCGTCCGGTCGCGCTTTCCGTCGGCGGATTTCTGTAAAACCATGGCTCCGAATTTCAGGGCCGTCTTGGCGTATTCGACTTCGTTGCCGTTTGCTTTGAGCTCGTGCATCGCGACCAAATAGGCGTCGCGGGCCTCTTCGTAGTTACGCCGCCGCGTGGCGATCATTCCCTTGAGGACGTTCTCCAACGCGTCGCTGCGGTTGCGCGCCGGGGCCAGCGCGCGATCGAGTGCTTGTCGCAGCATCGGATCGGTGGGTGTTTTCCGGTCGGCCGGAGTGAACGTTCGCGGCGGCTTGTTCTTGGCGGTCGGCGGCGGCTGCGCGCCCATGAGCGCACAGACGTCCTCGTGAAATTCGTGCGCCGTCTGGTAGCGCAAGCCGGGATCGCGTTCGATCGCGCGCAGGATGACGCGCTCCAAATCTTCAGGAATGTTGCGATTGATCTCGCGCGGCGACGTCGGGATGTCGTGCACGTGGGAGTACATCGTCGCGACGATATCGTCGCGGTCGTTGCGAAACGGCAACGTACCGGTGAAGATTTCGTACATCACGATGCCGACCGAGTAGAGATCGCTGCGCGCGTCGGCGGGCTTGCTCAAGAATCGTTCCGGCGCCAAGTAGGATATCGTTCCCACGATCTGTCCCGTGCGCGTGGTCTGCGTGACGTCGCTGGCGCGGCGCGCCAAACCGAAGTCCATGAGCTTGACGTGCTTGCCGCCTTCGACGATCATGACGTTCGACGGCTTGATGTCGCGGTGGATCACGCCCTCATCGTTGGCGTAATCGAGTGCCTCGAGGACTTCGGCGATGTAGAGCAGCGCCTGTTTGTAGCCGAGCTCGCCGCTCTCGAGCGACGACAGCGTCTTGCCGCGGATGAGCTCCATGACGATGTAGTAAATGCCGTCTTCTTCGCCGGCGTCGTAGACCGCCACGACGCGGGGATGATTCAATCGCGCCATCGCGCGGGCTTCGGAAAGCAGCCGCGCGTTGGTGTCGTCGGAGCGATCCATCAGGACCTTGATCGCAACGTCTCGCCCGAGCGTACGATCGTTGGCGCGGTACGTGTCGGCCGTGCCGCCCCTGCCGATTAGCTCGATCACTTCGTATCGACCGCCGAGCGTCCGTCCTTGGAGATGGTCCATATAGCTTAGAAGGCGTTTCTATGGAGGCTCGGGCGATTACCGTCTATGGTGACGACGTCAAACCGTATCTTGGCAGTCGGAGCCACGAACTGCGCGTACTCCTCGGCAATGCGCCGCAGCGTTGCGCGTTTGCGCGCATCCACGGCACCCAGCGCCGAGCCGAAGGAGGCCGTGTCCCGTCGTTTGACCTCGACCACAACCAGGGTCGACCCGTCGAGGCAGAGTGCGTCGATCTCTCCGCCCGGCAGCCGCAGGTTGCGCTGCAGAACCCGGTATCCGGCGGCGGTCAGGAACGCCGCTGCGAGATCTTCGCCCGTCCGTCCCTTTGCAGCGCTCACGCCGGAGCGGCTTCGGCGACCGCCTCGAGCTCCTCGAGGGTTTCGAGTCCGAGGGAGAGCTGCGCGTCGCGAACGCGGGCCCAGTTGGCGCGATGGTGGACGCTCGGGCCGTGTTCCCGTAAGGCCTCCATGTGCAGCGGCGTCGAGTAGCCCTTGTGCAGCGCGAACCCGTAACGCGGGTCCTCACGATCGAGCTCGACCAGCAGTGCGTCGCGGTAGACTTTCGCGACGATCGACGCCGCCGCCACGACCGCGCAGCGCGCGTCGCCGCGCACGAGCGGTTCTTGCGGACCGGAAAACGAGCGTATGCGCACGGCGTCGGTGATGAGATAGTGAATCTCGCATCCCAAGCCCTCGATGGCGCGTTCCATCGCCAGAACGCTGGCCCAGTAGATGTTCAGCCGGTCGATCTCGCCGACGCTGGCAGCGCCGATCGACCACGCGATTGCGTCGCCCTTTATCTGCTCGGCGATCTCGGCGCGCAGATCGGGGCGCACCTGCTTGGAATCGTTGAGACCTTTGATGAGCAGCGGCTTGTCGGCCACGACGCAAGCGGCGACGACGGGTCCAGCGAGCGGACCCCGACCGACTTCGTCGATCCCGCCCACCAGCGTGAATCCGCGCGCGCGTGCCGCGTATTCGAACTGGTGCAGACGATGCAGGCGCCGGCGCTCGCGCTCGTAGGCGTTGCGCGTTTTGCGCTGTCTAGGCGTCATCGCCGTCCTCCGGGTTCTCCAGCGAGATTCGCCCAAACGTCCCGTCGTTGAACGCGCGCACGTACGATTGCGCCGCATTGTGGAAGTCGGCGTCGCCGCCGCGCCGCACGAAACCGCGTGCGGCGGCGAACTCGTCGAGCGTCGGAATCTTGCGCGAGCGGTAGCGATCCGCCGTCCACGACTCGAACGCGCGCACCACTTCTTCGGGATCGTAGCGCTCGCGCGGGACGGCGCCGCATATCGCGAGTTTCCACTGCGACGTTTTCGTCGCGATTTTCGGAACGAGAATTCCGGGTGTGTCCATCAGCTCCACGTTGGGAGGGAGGCGAAACCATTGCAACTGCCGCGTGACCCCGGCGCGGTCCTCCGTCTTGGCGGCCGCGCGGCGCAAGAGCGCGTTGATGATCGACGACTTGCCCGAATTGGGAATGCCCACGATCAGCGCGCGAGAGACGCCTTTACGGGCTTTTGCGAGCGCGAGTATGGCGGTGCGCACGCGGCCCGCGTTCTGCGGCGACCGGCCGTCGATGGCAATCGCGGTGAGACCGTCGCGTTCGAACCGATCGATCCACGCCGTGGTGACGTGCGGATCGGCCAAGTCGTGCCGGTCGAGCACGAGCAGACGGGCTCGTCTGCCTACGAGGCGATCGAGTGCGGGGTTGCGCCCACTACGTGGTACCCGCGCGTCGACGACTTCCACCACGATGTCGATGAGCGCCAGATATTCGGCGATCTTGCGCATCGCTCGCGCCATGTGGCCCGGATACCACTGGATGACGCGCTCCGCACCGCCTGTCACAGCGCGCCTACGCTCGATAGCGGCCAGAGACCGGCCATGGCGCGACCCATGAGATGGTCGTCGGCAATCGGTCCGAAGACGCGCGAATCCTCGCTAACCGCGCGGTTGTCGCCGAGCACGAAGACTGACCCCGGCGGTACCGTGACCTCGGCGAAGCTCCGATTGTCGGAATAGCGTACGTACGGCTCGAGCAGCGGCGAGCCGTTGAGAACCACCGTGCCGCGATCGACGCGCACGCGGTCGCCGGGCAGCCCGATGACGCGTTTGATGAAGAGGCCGCGCGCGTCGCCGTCGCGGCGAAACGCGACGATGTCTTGTCGTCGCGGGACGCCGACGCGGTACGCAAACGTGTTGATCAGCACGTATTCACCCGGCGCGATGTGCGGCTCCATCGACATGCCCGACACTTGGCGCGGCGCCATGAAGAACGCCGCTGCCAGCAGCGCGAGAACTGCAAGCTGCAGCGTTATACGTGCGAGCGAGCGCCATTGCAGCAAGGCAGACACAGGCGCTCTAGTTCGTGACTATAAGACGCGTGCCTGGGATGGCGGCCAGAAGATGAGAAACGCGCGACCCGTAAAGCCGCCGGTTTCGCCTTTGCGGGGACCGGTCGTGAATCCGCCGCCGTCCTGCGCGAAACCCCAAATGTGCGAATCTTCCGAATCGTTGCGGTTGTCGCCGAACATGATATAGCAGTGCGGCGGAATGGTGTTGGGCGCCGTCCACATCGATTTCGG
The sequence above is drawn from the Candidatus Baltobacteraceae bacterium genome and encodes:
- a CDS encoding ABC transporter permease — translated: MTQSRSYWLRVAGAALAFVILVTIVNVASHGAFLQPSNLVRVLRQITYNCLLGVGQTFVIVTAGIDLSVGSLVALTGVVGARFANSLPFGGFPLIAATLIVTVAVGAAAGWINALPVVKLNLPPFITTLAMLEMALGASFILSHGRPVALQSSDFQNTGIGSFLGGVTSALHLPNIPVPVVWMVAIIVLASVLLTRTRFGRYVFAIGGNEEAARLAGINVARVKTLVYVISGSCAAIVGFLYMALFSSGSPQTGTGDELLESIAAVVVGGTSLMGGRGSIVGTFFGALLIGVLYNAMNLLNVDSYLQKVVLGAVILLAVILDELRKRYIAKT
- a CDS encoding response regulator transcription factor, with the translated sequence MQYLVPTMGEGRSARKPTGSSTLRTVAELIRETHPSLWDVLQSASLRDVTIGRLLEESKAARRAHAVPTRGDGGFPFQKHLTEREAQVANLVAQGDSNKEIGERLKLSAKTVKNHVSNILRKLALQRRTQIAILALRRDRTKA
- a CDS encoding alkaline phosphatase family protein — encoded protein: MLSVFFVGMLWGCGSKAGITPSVPQDAPLSEARLAPGNYIKHVVIIVQENRSFENLFAGWKGADAPTFGYLHTGKKVLLHQMTYNGDCFPVGGTQECDLGHLWREAITGWNHGKMNGFDLEGTGTEGFGPPAGTVPYAYLDHAEIAPYRTMAQDYVLVDHMFPTEFGTSFTAHQDLIAGTTQIDPTHSLVDIPLPGPPWGCEAPSITTTVLVNRQRQLSDDGPFPCFTQYGTIADTLDAKKVSWKYYAPSINDDTAFGGLVWSAFSAIRKVYLGPDWKNVVSPETKALTDPAKGELPAVSWVIPDLDWSDHPITTSNLGPQWVGDVVNAIGKSKYWKSTAIIVLWDDWGGYYDNAPPKQLDYVGLGIRVPCIIISPYAKHGYVSHTPYEFGSILKFLERTFGLASLHTTDVRATSLEDSFDFTQTPRKFKAIQTNEPPAFFINHAQSMKAPDND
- a CDS encoding universal stress protein, whose translation is MIYESSSVHVTLAGVVIACVIAATVFATLYWMLHPPASYVMKIAAEAASELERMVGSIIVVFSPEINSAHMMALAVKLARGERSELLAIYIVEVPYTLPPDAEMPEEERAALDALGAAETIANSSNVTFRAETIKARSTKQAVLDIAKREKADLIILGSYREGKYSGAPLGRTIEEIAADAKCDVLIGVEGKHGTLLIDEGGGLQSAAIANPTEE
- a CDS encoding APC family permease → MASTPKPELRRSVTPWGSFSWGYSDVGADIFIGLGLVLGAAAGATNVAFLFAGIVYVCIGLAYTELAATYPVAGGGQYFVLRGLGDIFGFIAGWAVLLDFTIDITLFAWTAIDYLGQLIPVLVGSSHPWTHFLVTLAVIMALCGLNVVGVRESTAFQGFVSALDVTSETCILCFGFLFAFRPDLLIHTMRVDWPSPEHLMLGTSLAIISFVGLESISQAAQETQRPASIIPRTSVALILTILIYALAYSNLALGFVPWHPIVDAAGHPVQFWQIFPSTYPGGADNQGKAVALLAAQVPYFGALAAFYVPILGAVLLTISSNSGVFGSSRIAYAMSHTNLLPSIFQRVHPRYRTPAISILAFCGLAILELIFAALPSLDPMAVSTYAKFFHGEGGLDFLADLYAFGAATSYSFVFLALIALRLTDPLSPRKFKIPLNIPFTFRGERVEFPVVGVLGFLGIFSILMFTLQTHPLGRIFGPGWLVLGIVLYFIYRKRKRLPVLRSQRRDWRKSQVDILRNAGELELMDEYVANVKASDERRAQAAAP
- a CDS encoding protein kinase, producing the protein MDHLQGRTLGGRYEVIELIGRGGTADTYRANDRTLGRDVAIKVLMDRSDDTNARLLSEARAMARLNHPRVVAVYDAGEEDGIYYIVMELIRGKTLSSLESGELGYKQALLYIAEVLEALDYANDEGVIHRDIKPSNVMIVEGGKHVKLMDFGLARRASDVTQTTRTGQIVGTISYLAPERFLSKPADARSDLYSVGIVMYEIFTGTLPFRNDRDDIVATMYSHVHDIPTSPREINRNIPEDLERVILRAIERDPGLRYQTAHEFHEDVCALMGAQPPPTAKNKPPRTFTPADRKTPTDPMLRQALDRALAPARNRSDALENVLKGMIATRRRNYEEARDAYLVAMHELKANGNEVEYAKTALKFGAMVLQKSADGKRDRTELRDAVNRLNESLKTFREFGLQEAFAHAEYTINALERTAIGVIF
- a CDS encoding YraN family protein, with product MSAAKGRTGEDLAAAFLTAAGYRVLQRNLRLPGGEIDALCLDGSTLVVVEVKRRDTASFGSALGAVDARKRATLRRIAEEYAQFVAPTAKIRFDVVTIDGNRPSLHRNAF
- a CDS encoding ribonuclease HII yields the protein MTPRQRKTRNAYERERRRLHRLHQFEYAARARGFTLVGGIDEVGRGPLAGPVVAACVVADKPLLIKGLNDSKQVRPDLRAEIAEQIKGDAIAWSIGAASVGEIDRLNIYWASVLAMERAIEGLGCEIHYLITDAVRIRSFSGPQEPLVRGDARCAVVAAASIVAKVYRDALLVELDREDPRYGFALHKGYSTPLHMEALREHGPSVHHRANWARVRDAQLSLGLETLEELEAVAEAAPA
- the ylqF gene encoding ribosome biogenesis GTPase YlqF, producing MTGGAERVIQWYPGHMARAMRKIAEYLALIDIVVEVVDARVPRSGRNPALDRLVGRRARLLVLDRHDLADPHVTTAWIDRFERDGLTAIAIDGRSPQNAGRVRTAILALAKARKGVSRALIVGIPNSGKSSIINALLRRAAAKTEDRAGVTRQLQWFRLPPNVELMDTPGILVPKIATKTSQWKLAICGAVPRERYDPEEVVRAFESWTADRYRSRKIPTLDEFAAARGFVRRGGDADFHNAAQSYVRAFNDGTFGRISLENPEDGDDA
- the lepB gene encoding signal peptidase I — protein: MSALLQWRSLARITLQLAVLALLAAAFFMAPRQVSGMSMEPHIAPGEYVLINTFAYRVGVPRRQDIVAFRRDGDARGLFIKRVIGLPGDRVRVDRGTVVLNGSPLLEPYVRYSDNRSFAEVTVPPGSVFVLGDNRAVSEDSRVFGPIADDHLMGRAMAGLWPLSSVGAL